The following coding sequences are from one Phenylobacterium glaciei window:
- the metG gene encoding methionine--tRNA ligase — MTRILITSALPYINGIKHLGNLAGSMLPADVYARFQRARGRETLYICATDEHGTPAELGAAALGQDVRAYCDDQHQIQRGLYAGFGISFDHFGRSSSLQNRTLTQRFAQGLWEAGFIEGRVTKQVYSNADKRFLPDRYVVGTCPHCGYNAARGDQCDNCTRQLDPVDLIHPRSSVSGSEDIEIRDSLHLFLKQTAFDGKLRDWITDKKGKWPVLVTSTALKWLDEGLQDRGITRDLEWGVPVNAADWGPNPAGERPDVAGLAGKVFYVWFDAPIEYIAATWEWSAAKPGADPASETEYESWWRGPAASDVSYVEFMGKDNVPFHTVGFPCTLFGSNETKTADGSWRPSSNAPWKLVDTLKGFNWLNYYGGRFSTTHQRGVFIDAALEILPADYWRWWIVANAPESSDAMFTWEQFQAQVNADLADVLGNFVNRILKFTETRFEGVVPAGGEPGPLEDKLHADVAAKLAELNEQMEAIDFRKATQALRQLWVLGNQYLTEAAPWTAIKTDPARAAVAVRTGLNLVALFAKVSEPFIPFAAEKIAGGVGEAYPGQWPTGEGAAVLDILPAGRPVAAPEVLFKKIENDQVAAWLERFGGPEPVEADG; from the coding sequence ATGACCCGCATCCTCATCACCTCGGCCTTGCCCTACATCAACGGGATCAAGCACCTGGGGAACCTGGCGGGCTCCATGCTGCCGGCCGACGTCTATGCCCGGTTCCAGCGGGCGAGGGGGCGCGAGACCCTCTACATCTGCGCCACCGACGAGCACGGCACGCCGGCTGAGCTGGGCGCCGCGGCGCTGGGCCAGGACGTGCGGGCCTATTGCGACGACCAGCACCAGATTCAGCGCGGCCTCTATGCCGGCTTCGGCATCAGCTTCGACCACTTCGGCCGCTCGTCCTCGCTGCAGAACCGCACCCTGACCCAGCGCTTCGCCCAGGGGCTGTGGGAGGCGGGCTTCATCGAGGGGCGGGTGACCAAGCAGGTCTATTCCAACGCCGACAAGCGCTTCCTGCCCGACCGCTACGTGGTCGGCACCTGCCCGCACTGCGGCTACAACGCCGCCCGCGGCGACCAGTGCGACAACTGCACCCGCCAGCTTGATCCGGTGGACCTGATCCATCCGCGCTCGTCGGTCTCGGGCTCGGAAGACATCGAGATCCGCGACAGCCTGCACCTGTTCCTCAAGCAGACCGCCTTCGACGGCAAGCTGCGCGACTGGATCACCGACAAGAAGGGCAAGTGGCCGGTGCTGGTCACCTCCACGGCGCTGAAGTGGCTGGACGAGGGCCTGCAGGACCGGGGCATCACCCGGGATCTGGAGTGGGGCGTGCCGGTCAACGCCGCCGACTGGGGTCCCAACCCGGCCGGCGAGCGGCCCGACGTGGCGGGCCTGGCCGGCAAGGTCTTCTATGTCTGGTTCGACGCTCCGATCGAGTACATCGCCGCCACCTGGGAATGGTCGGCCGCCAAGCCCGGCGCCGATCCGGCCAGCGAGACCGAGTACGAGAGCTGGTGGCGCGGCCCCGCCGCCTCCGACGTCAGCTATGTGGAGTTCATGGGCAAGGACAACGTGCCCTTCCACACCGTGGGCTTCCCCTGCACCCTGTTCGGCTCCAACGAGACCAAGACCGCCGACGGTTCCTGGCGGCCGTCGTCGAATGCGCCCTGGAAGCTGGTGGATACGCTGAAGGGCTTCAACTGGCTGAACTATTACGGCGGCCGGTTCTCCACGACGCACCAGCGCGGAGTGTTCATCGACGCCGCGCTGGAGATCCTGCCGGCTGACTACTGGCGCTGGTGGATCGTGGCCAATGCGCCGGAGAGCAGCGACGCCATGTTCACCTGGGAGCAGTTCCAGGCCCAGGTGAACGCCGATCTGGCCGATGTGCTGGGCAACTTCGTCAACCGCATCCTGAAGTTCACCGAGACCCGCTTCGAAGGCGTGGTCCCCGCGGGCGGCGAACCCGGCCCGCTGGAGGACAAGCTCCATGCCGACGTCGCCGCCAAGCTTGCCGAGCTGAACGAGCAGATGGAGGCCATCGACTTCCGCAAGGCGACACAGGCTCTGCGGCAGCTCTGGGTGCTGGGCAACCAGTATCTGACCGAGGCTGCCCCCTGGACCGCCATCAAGACCGACCCGGCCCGGGCCGCCGTCGCGGTGCGTACGGGCCTGAACCTGGTGGCGTTGTTCGCCAAGGTGTCGGAGCCCTTCATCCCCTTCGCCGCCGAGAAGATCGCCGGCGGGGTGGGAGAGGCCTATCCTGGCCAGTGGCCGACGGGGGAGGGCGCCGCGGTGCTCGACATCCTGCCGGCCGGCCGGCCGGTCGCCGCGCCCGAGGTGCTGTTCAAGAAGATCGAGAACGACCAGGTCGCCGCCTGGCTGGAACGCTTCGGCGGGCCTGAGCCAGTCGAGGCTGACGGCTAG
- a CDS encoding GFA family protein, whose translation MDGACHCGAVRWRFEGVPRSATSCNCSICRRHGALWAYGFEDEAFTVAGETATYVWNRRSLAFHFCARCACVVAWLTTSRGADGRNYGAVNLRLAMEPDAVAAVPIVHHDTVTKSDLPRDGRCVADVWS comes from the coding sequence ATGGACGGGGCCTGTCACTGCGGCGCGGTGCGCTGGCGCTTCGAGGGCGTGCCGAGATCGGCGACATCGTGCAACTGCAGCATCTGCCGCAGGCACGGCGCGCTCTGGGCCTATGGTTTCGAAGATGAGGCTTTCACGGTCGCGGGTGAGACCGCGACCTACGTCTGGAATCGCAGGTCGCTCGCCTTTCACTTCTGCGCTCGGTGTGCCTGCGTGGTCGCCTGGCTCACCACCAGTCGCGGCGCGGATGGACGCAATTACGGCGCAGTGAACCTGCGTCTTGCGATGGAACCGGACGCAGTCGCCGCCGTGCCCATCGTCCACCACGACACCGTCACCAAGAGCGATCTCCCCCGCGACGGACGATGCGTCGCGGACGTGTGGTCCTAA
- a CDS encoding aminotransferase class I/II-fold pyridoxal phosphate-dependent enzyme, producing MPQPAQIDPFHAIGISTLAHKLKAQGASIIHMEFGQPSTGAPQAAIAVAHEMLDADRGGYWESAPLRARIARHYLETYGVTVAPERIILTCGASPALVLALASVFNPGDRIALARPGYVAYRNTLKALHMEPVEIACGPESRFQLTAAHLAALDPPPQGVIVASPANPTGTIIEAAELEAIAKVCRERGIRIVSDEIYHGLSYVGPARSMLEFEPDTLVVNSFSKYFSMVGWRLGWLLAPQRDLNRARAYVGNLFLTAPSLSQHVGLAAMDEREELDGNVEVYRANRDLLLAALPKLGLTQIAPPDGAFYIYADIGHLTQDSLEFCKDLLRDTGVATAPGLDFDPVEGGHFIRLSFAVSTPEVEEAIGRLIPWFAARAGSGSPQSPD from the coding sequence ATGCCCCAGCCCGCCCAGATCGATCCCTTCCACGCCATCGGCATCAGCACGCTGGCCCACAAGCTCAAGGCGCAGGGCGCCTCGATCATCCACATGGAGTTCGGCCAGCCCTCGACCGGCGCGCCCCAGGCGGCCATCGCCGTGGCCCATGAGATGTTGGACGCCGACCGCGGCGGCTATTGGGAGAGCGCCCCGCTGCGCGCCCGGATCGCCCGGCACTATCTGGAGACCTACGGGGTCACGGTCGCGCCCGAGCGGATCATCCTGACCTGCGGCGCCTCGCCGGCCCTGGTCCTGGCCCTGGCCTCAGTCTTCAACCCCGGCGACCGCATCGCCCTGGCCCGCCCCGGCTATGTCGCCTATCGCAATACGCTCAAGGCCCTGCACATGGAGCCGGTGGAGATCGCCTGTGGGCCGGAGAGCCGCTTCCAGCTGACCGCCGCGCACCTGGCCGCCCTCGATCCACCGCCTCAGGGCGTCATCGTCGCCAGCCCGGCCAACCCCACCGGCACCATCATCGAGGCCGCCGAACTGGAGGCCATCGCCAAGGTCTGCCGCGAGCGCGGCATCCGTATCGTCTCCGACGAGATCTATCACGGGCTCAGCTATGTGGGCCCGGCGCGCTCGATGCTGGAGTTCGAGCCCGACACCCTGGTGGTCAACAGCTTCTCCAAATATTTCAGTATGGTGGGCTGGCGTCTTGGCTGGCTGCTGGCCCCACAGCGCGACCTCAACCGCGCCCGGGCCTATGTCGGCAACCTGTTCCTCACCGCGCCCTCGCTCAGCCAGCATGTGGGCCTGGCGGCCATGGACGAGCGGGAAGAGCTGGACGGCAATGTCGAGGTCTACCGCGCCAACCGCGACCTGCTGCTGGCGGCCTTGCCGAAGCTCGGCCTGACCCAGATCGCCCCGCCGGACGGCGCCTTCTACATCTATGCCGACATCGGTCACCTGACCCAGGATAGCCTCGAGTTCTGCAAGGACCTGCTGCGCGACACCGGTGTCGCCACCGCCCCGGGCCTCGACTTCGATCCCGTCGAGGGCGGCCACTTCATCCGGCTGAGCTTCGCGGTCTCGACCCCGGAGGTGGAGGAGGCTATCGGCCGCCTGATCCCCTGGTTCGCGGCGCGGGCTGGGTCAGGGTCGCCCCAGTCGCCGGATTAG
- a CDS encoding ABC transporter ATP-binding protein, translating into MTTTRRPRLNIGAVRSSFAPWTDPTQQPLVRFEGVTKRFGTETAVNDVSLSIYESEFFALLGPSGCGKTTLMRLLAGFETPDTGRITLAGQDLAGMPPHQRPVNMMFQSYALFPHLSVEQNIAFGLKQQGMSKGQIADRVLEMLELVSLEGLARRRPNQLSGGQRQRVALARAIAPNPKMLLLDEPLAALDKKLREETQFELIALQQRLGMTFLIVTHDQEEAMVTADRIAVMREGQIVQIGRPAEVYETPNSRYVADFIGDVNLFEGAITAADGKVVKMTTADCAAGFEALEDDALPVGSAAWLGVRPEKIQLHLDPPKEGPNRLAGKVADYGYLGDWTTYVVELESGRTVRAARANSSRLVARPIACDDPVWLTFAPDAAVVLTR; encoded by the coding sequence ATGACCACGACGCGGCGGCCGCGCCTCAACATCGGCGCTGTCCGCTCCAGCTTCGCGCCCTGGACCGATCCGACCCAGCAGCCGCTGGTGCGGTTCGAGGGGGTGACCAAGCGGTTCGGGACCGAGACGGCGGTGAATGACGTCTCGCTCTCGATCTATGAGAGCGAGTTCTTCGCCCTGCTGGGCCCCTCGGGCTGCGGCAAGACCACCCTGATGCGGCTGCTGGCCGGATTCGAGACCCCGGACACCGGCCGCATCACCCTGGCCGGGCAGGACTTGGCCGGGATGCCGCCGCACCAGCGGCCGGTGAACATGATGTTCCAGTCCTACGCCCTGTTCCCTCACCTCTCCGTCGAACAGAACATCGCCTTCGGATTGAAGCAGCAGGGCATGTCCAAGGGCCAGATCGCCGACCGGGTGCTGGAGATGCTGGAGCTGGTGAGCCTGGAGGGCCTGGCCCGCCGCCGCCCCAACCAGCTGTCCGGCGGTCAGCGGCAGCGGGTGGCGCTGGCCCGCGCCATCGCCCCCAATCCGAAGATGCTGTTGCTGGATGAGCCGCTGGCCGCGCTGGACAAGAAGCTGCGCGAGGAGACCCAGTTCGAACTGATCGCCTTGCAGCAGCGGCTGGGCATGACCTTCCTGATCGTCACTCACGACCAGGAGGAGGCCATGGTCACCGCCGACCGCATCGCGGTGATGCGCGAGGGCCAGATCGTGCAGATCGGCCGGCCCGCCGAGGTCTATGAGACGCCGAACTCCCGCTATGTGGCCGACTTCATCGGCGACGTGAACCTGTTCGAGGGCGCGATCACCGCCGCCGACGGCAAGGTGGTGAAGATGACCACCGCCGACTGCGCCGCAGGCTTCGAGGCCCTGGAGGACGACGCCCTGCCCGTCGGGTCCGCCGCCTGGCTCGGCGTGCGGCCCGAGAAGATCCAGCTGCACCTCGACCCGCCCAAGGAGGGTCCCAACCGGCTGGCCGGCAAGGTGGCCGACTACGGCTACCTTGGCGACTGGACCACCTATGTCGTGGAGCTGGAAAGCGGGCGGACGGTGCGCGCCGCGCGGGCCAATTCGTCGCGCCTGGTGGCCCGGCCGATCGCCTGCGACGACCCCGTCTGGCTGACCTTCGCCCCCGACGCCGCCGTGGTGCTGACCCGGTGA
- a CDS encoding polyamine ABC transporter substrate-binding protein: MSVWRKRLSAAALGLAALVLAACGKGGAETLHIYNWSDYIDPAILTDFTKETGIKVVYDTFDSNEVLETKVLQGDTGYDLIVPSNHTIPRYVAAGAIQPLDKSKLAGLANLWPDIMAYMEPFDPGAKYTVPYMWGTIGIGYNKEAIARRLPGVAIDSWDIVFKPENLAKLKDCGVYWLDASEDMYAVALNYLGKNPNSTDLADYQAATDMFLKARPYVRKFHSSESIEALANGDICIAIGYSGDMLQAKSRAAEAGDKVHLDYVVPKEGSQVWFDVFAIPKDAPNAAAAYKFLDYMLRPEVIARASTFTEYANANKAATALVDPAVRDNPNVYPTPDQLLTLFVTSTKDQALLRDVNRQWTRVQTGQ, from the coding sequence ATGAGCGTATGGAGGAAGCGGCTGAGCGCAGCCGCGCTCGGTCTGGCGGCTCTGGTGCTGGCGGCCTGCGGCAAAGGCGGCGCCGAGACCCTGCATATCTACAATTGGTCGGACTATATCGACCCGGCCATCCTCACCGACTTCACCAAGGAAACCGGCATCAAGGTGGTCTACGACACCTTTGATTCCAATGAGGTCCTCGAGACCAAGGTGTTGCAAGGCGACACCGGCTACGACCTGATCGTCCCCTCCAACCACACCATACCCCGCTACGTCGCCGCCGGCGCGATCCAGCCACTCGACAAGAGCAAGCTGGCCGGCCTGGCCAACCTCTGGCCTGACATCATGGCCTATATGGAGCCCTTCGATCCGGGGGCGAAGTACACCGTGCCCTACATGTGGGGCACCATCGGCATCGGCTACAACAAGGAGGCCATCGCCCGGCGCCTGCCCGGGGTGGCCATCGACAGCTGGGACATTGTCTTCAAGCCCGAGAACCTGGCCAAGCTGAAGGACTGCGGGGTCTACTGGCTCGACGCGTCGGAGGACATGTACGCCGTCGCCCTGAACTATCTGGGCAAGAACCCCAATTCCACGGATCTGGCGGACTACCAGGCGGCCACGGACATGTTCCTGAAGGCCCGGCCCTATGTCCGCAAGTTCCACTCCTCGGAGTCCATCGAGGCCCTGGCCAACGGCGATATCTGCATCGCCATCGGCTATTCCGGCGACATGCTGCAGGCCAAGAGCCGCGCGGCGGAAGCCGGCGACAAGGTGCACCTCGACTATGTGGTGCCCAAGGAAGGCAGCCAGGTCTGGTTCGACGTCTTCGCCATCCCCAAGGACGCGCCCAACGCCGCCGCGGCCTACAAATTCCTCGACTACATGCTGCGTCCGGAGGTGATCGCCCGGGCCTCGACCTTCACCGAGTACGCCAACGCCAACAAGGCGGCCACGGCCCTGGTGGATCCGGCGGTGCGCGACAATCCCAACGTCTACCCGACGCCGGACCAGTTGCTCACCCTGTTCGTCACCTCCACCAAGGATCAGGCGCTGCTGCGCGACGTGAACCGGCAGTGGACCCGGGTGCAGACAGGGCAATGA
- a CDS encoding DUF1761 domain-containing protein: MFKNINWIAVIISVVLLEVLGFLWYGPMLGGAWTTAYTDFVGREPDMSNVVVTQSLGVVNTLILVLGLGWVFARMGINALAGVGAAAAVWFFFNFTTMAIDYLYMGFTPNLVIINMGYQLVSYLVAGAILGLMPGRAKAA, translated from the coding sequence ATGTTCAAGAACATCAACTGGATCGCCGTGATCATCTCTGTGGTGCTGCTGGAGGTGCTGGGCTTCCTCTGGTACGGGCCGATGCTGGGCGGCGCCTGGACCACCGCCTACACAGACTTCGTCGGCCGCGAGCCGGACATGAGCAATGTCGTGGTGACTCAGAGCCTGGGGGTGGTGAACACGCTCATCCTGGTGCTGGGCTTGGGCTGGGTGTTCGCCCGCATGGGCATCAACGCCCTGGCCGGGGTCGGCGCGGCGGCGGCGGTGTGGTTCTTCTTCAACTTCACCACCATGGCCATCGACTACCTCTATATGGGCTTCACCCCGAACCTGGTGATCATCAACATGGGCTACCAGCTGGTGAGCTACCTGGTGGCCGGCGCCATCCTGGGCCTGATGCCGGGGCGCGCGAAGGCGGCTTAG
- a CDS encoding ABC transporter permease: MSAKPRRGLAAIAPFLWLGVFFLFPFFLVAKLSLSDTALAMPPYAPRVDWTAGIAGARAFFAALDFETYARLTRDSLYIASYLSSLKFAAVATSLLLLIGYPIAYGMSRFPPAQRQALLMAVILPFWTSFLIRVYAWIAVLKPQGLLNAALAPLGIAPLHILNTDTAVYIGLVYAYLPFMVLPLYAVLEKQDQSQLEAAADLGCTPAQAFWRVTFPLSLPGVAAGALLCFIPMVGEFVIPDLLGGSGTLMLGKTIWTEFFANRDWPAASAVAIVLLATLVLPIFLYQRQQQKMIEAGQ, translated from the coding sequence GTGAGCGCCAAGCCGAGGCGCGGCCTGGCGGCCATCGCCCCCTTCCTGTGGCTGGGCGTCTTCTTCCTGTTCCCCTTCTTCCTGGTGGCCAAGCTGTCGCTGTCGGACACCGCCCTGGCCATGCCGCCCTATGCGCCGCGGGTCGACTGGACTGCGGGGATCGCAGGCGCGCGGGCCTTCTTCGCCGCCCTGGACTTCGAGACCTATGCCCGGCTCACCCGCGACAGCCTCTATATCGCCTCCTATCTGTCGAGCCTGAAGTTCGCCGCCGTGGCCACCAGCCTGCTGCTGCTGATCGGCTATCCGATCGCCTACGGCATGTCGCGGTTCCCGCCCGCCCAGCGCCAGGCCCTGCTGATGGCGGTGATCCTGCCGTTCTGGACGAGCTTTCTGATCCGGGTCTACGCCTGGATCGCGGTGCTGAAGCCCCAGGGTCTGTTGAATGCCGCCCTGGCGCCGCTGGGTATCGCCCCGCTGCACATCCTCAACACCGACACGGCGGTCTATATCGGCCTGGTCTACGCCTACCTGCCCTTCATGGTGCTGCCGCTCTATGCAGTGCTGGAAAAGCAGGACCAGAGCCAGCTGGAGGCCGCCGCCGATCTCGGTTGCACGCCGGCCCAGGCCTTCTGGCGGGTGACCTTTCCGCTCTCCCTGCCCGGCGTGGCCGCCGGCGCCCTGCTCTGTTTCATCCCCATGGTGGGAGAGTTCGTGATTCCCGACCTGCTGGGGGGCTCGGGCACCCTGATGCTGGGCAAGACCATCTGGACGGAGTTCTTCGCCAATCGCGACTGGCCGGCCGCCTCGGCGGTCGCCATCGTCCTGCTCGCGACCCTGGTGCTGCCGATCTTCCTGTATCAGCGCCAGCAACAGAAGATGATCGAGGCGGGCCAATGA
- a CDS encoding EcsC family protein, giving the protein MTEIVDTAYDTQVQAEMAAWRESVLKPAGPFDKAARNMQDTINNLIPEKVHGVITAAMEQMIRAIVTGADYTSPPPVQGATLRAREAQARDKIMAWRTTAAAEGGVAGAGGFLLAAADFPVLIGLKIKLLFDLAAIYGHSGDDLAERLYILRIFSLAFSSASRRPEAYEALADWDSAQAMADGGLESLDWRRFQQEYRDYIDLAKLAQMIPVIGAPVGAFVNYRLLDRLGETAMNAYRMRWFAGA; this is encoded by the coding sequence ATGACTGAGATCGTCGACACCGCCTATGACACCCAGGTCCAGGCCGAAATGGCCGCCTGGCGCGAGAGCGTGCTGAAGCCCGCCGGCCCCTTCGACAAGGCCGCCCGCAACATGCAAGACACCATCAACAACCTTATCCCGGAGAAGGTGCACGGGGTCATCACCGCGGCCATGGAGCAGATGATCCGCGCCATCGTCACCGGCGCGGACTACACCAGCCCGCCGCCGGTGCAGGGCGCCACCCTGCGGGCCCGCGAGGCCCAGGCCCGCGACAAGATCATGGCCTGGCGCACCACCGCGGCGGCCGAGGGCGGCGTGGCGGGGGCCGGCGGCTTTCTGCTGGCGGCGGCGGACTTCCCGGTGCTGATCGGGCTGAAGATCAAGCTGCTGTTTGATCTGGCGGCCATCTACGGTCATTCCGGCGACGACCTGGCCGAGCGGCTCTACATCCTGCGGATCTTCAGCCTGGCCTTCTCCAGCGCCTCGCGCCGACCTGAGGCCTATGAGGCGCTCGCCGATTGGGACAGCGCCCAGGCGATGGCCGACGGCGGCCTGGAGAGCCTGGACTGGCGCAGGTTTCAGCAGGAGTACCGGGACTATATCGACCTGGCCAAGCTGGCCCAGATGATCCCGGTGATCGGCGCCCCGGTGGGCGCCTTCGTCAACTACCGCCTGCTGGATCGCCTCGGCGAGACGGCGATGAACGCCTACCGAATGCGGTGGTTCGCCGGGGCCTAG